In Onychostoma macrolepis isolate SWU-2019 chromosome 12, ASM1243209v1, whole genome shotgun sequence, a single window of DNA contains:
- the cfap119 gene encoding coiled-coil domain-containing protein 189 isoform X2: protein MPGGEMRHLENIRPPRSRVLLWVDLKHSDMEEIEKSNSIPEIERILCRALLASDVAQPKQRVLLELYTNHVLFCKEQHFNREQTSVLISIIKNVHQFNTETPLNNTDHCLTYCSELLLCHSVRRPPFSIDLFSSEQVTQILSYFINTYMRHYFFYKYIFTPEVQLDISLSYIGIPEDTDIEETAQTESVADGKRETERETELDGEVQQSAALEMTATETDSLEQGSSPKSELRTIVQKEVRDEVMRLTAQLQQRLQDSADQLNNAISKLETNIQVKK from the exons ATGCCAGGGGGAGAAATGAGGCATTTAGAGAACATCAGA CCTCCAAGATCACGGGTGCTGTTATG GGTTGATCTGAAACACAGTGACATGGAAGAGATTGAGAAGAGCAATTCCATACCAGAGATCGAAAG GATTTTGTGCCGTGCCTTATTGGCTTCAGATGTGGCTCAGCCAAAACAGAGAGTACTACTGGAGCTGTACACAAATCATGTGTTGTTCTGCAAAGAGCAACATTTTAACAGGGAACAAACTTCTGTACTTATTTCTATTATCAAAAACGTACATCAGTTTAACACAG AAACGCCCCTCAATAACACAGATCACTGTTTGACCTACTGCAGTGAACTTCTGCTTTGCCATTCAGTCAGG AGGCCTCCTTTCAGTATTGACCTTTTCAGCTCGGAGCAAGTGACACAAATTTTGTCCTATTTCATCAACACATATATGAGACATTATTTtttctacaaatatatttttacccCAGAG GTACAGCTGGATATATCTTTGTCATATATTGGAATACCTGAGGATACAGATATAGAGGAAACTGCCCAAACTG AAAGTGTTGCAGATGGCAAAAGAGAAACTGAGAGGGAGACAGAACTGGATGGAGAAGTTCAACAAAGTGCTGCACTGGAAATGACAGCTACAGAGACAGACAGCCTCGAACAAG GGTCTTCTCCAAAGTCTGAGCTAAGGACCATCGTTCAAAAGGAAGTGAGGGATGAAGTGATGCGTTTGACTGCTCAGCTACAACAACGGCTCCAGGACAGTGCTGATCAGCTAAATAATGCCATTAGTAAACTGGAGACCAACATTCAAGTTAAGAAGTAA
- the cfap119 gene encoding coiled-coil domain-containing protein 189 isoform X1, translating to MEISSIFYPLLYIIRNLFFFLVSQPPRSRVLLWVDLKHSDMEEIEKSNSIPEIERILCRALLASDVAQPKQRVLLELYTNHVLFCKEQHFNREQTSVLISIIKNVHQFNTETPLNNTDHCLTYCSELLLCHSVRRPPFSIDLFSSEQVTQILSYFINTYMRHYFFYKYIFTPEVQLDISLSYIGIPEDTDIEETAQTESVADGKRETERETELDGEVQQSAALEMTATETDSLEQGSSPKSELRTIVQKEVRDEVMRLTAQLQQRLQDSADQLNNAISKLETNIQVKK from the exons ATGGAAATTTCATCAATATTTTATCCgttactgtacattattcgtaatctttttttctttttggtttcTCAGCCTCCAAGATCACGGGTGCTGTTATG GGTTGATCTGAAACACAGTGACATGGAAGAGATTGAGAAGAGCAATTCCATACCAGAGATCGAAAG GATTTTGTGCCGTGCCTTATTGGCTTCAGATGTGGCTCAGCCAAAACAGAGAGTACTACTGGAGCTGTACACAAATCATGTGTTGTTCTGCAAAGAGCAACATTTTAACAGGGAACAAACTTCTGTACTTATTTCTATTATCAAAAACGTACATCAGTTTAACACAG AAACGCCCCTCAATAACACAGATCACTGTTTGACCTACTGCAGTGAACTTCTGCTTTGCCATTCAGTCAGG AGGCCTCCTTTCAGTATTGACCTTTTCAGCTCGGAGCAAGTGACACAAATTTTGTCCTATTTCATCAACACATATATGAGACATTATTTtttctacaaatatatttttacccCAGAG GTACAGCTGGATATATCTTTGTCATATATTGGAATACCTGAGGATACAGATATAGAGGAAACTGCCCAAACTG AAAGTGTTGCAGATGGCAAAAGAGAAACTGAGAGGGAGACAGAACTGGATGGAGAAGTTCAACAAAGTGCTGCACTGGAAATGACAGCTACAGAGACAGACAGCCTCGAACAAG GGTCTTCTCCAAAGTCTGAGCTAAGGACCATCGTTCAAAAGGAAGTGAGGGATGAAGTGATGCGTTTGACTGCTCAGCTACAACAACGGCTCCAGGACAGTGCTGATCAGCTAAATAATGCCATTAGTAAACTGGAGACCAACATTCAAGTTAAGAAGTAA
- the cfap119 gene encoding coiled-coil domain-containing protein 189 isoform X3: MEISSIFYPLLYIIRNLFFFLVSQPPRSRVLLWVDLKHSDMEEIEKSNSIPEIERILCRALLASDVAQPKQRVLLELYTNHVLFCKEQHFNREQTSVLISIIKNVHQFNTETPLNNTDHCLTYCSELLLCHSVRRPPFSIDLFSSEQVTQILSYFINTYMRHYFFYKYIFTPEVQLDISLSYIGIPEDTDIEETAQTVLQMAKEKLRGRQNWMEKFNKVLHWK, from the exons ATGGAAATTTCATCAATATTTTATCCgttactgtacattattcgtaatctttttttctttttggtttcTCAGCCTCCAAGATCACGGGTGCTGTTATG GGTTGATCTGAAACACAGTGACATGGAAGAGATTGAGAAGAGCAATTCCATACCAGAGATCGAAAG GATTTTGTGCCGTGCCTTATTGGCTTCAGATGTGGCTCAGCCAAAACAGAGAGTACTACTGGAGCTGTACACAAATCATGTGTTGTTCTGCAAAGAGCAACATTTTAACAGGGAACAAACTTCTGTACTTATTTCTATTATCAAAAACGTACATCAGTTTAACACAG AAACGCCCCTCAATAACACAGATCACTGTTTGACCTACTGCAGTGAACTTCTGCTTTGCCATTCAGTCAGG AGGCCTCCTTTCAGTATTGACCTTTTCAGCTCGGAGCAAGTGACACAAATTTTGTCCTATTTCATCAACACATATATGAGACATTATTTtttctacaaatatatttttacccCAGAG GTACAGCTGGATATATCTTTGTCATATATTGGAATACCTGAGGATACAGATATAGAGGAAACTGCCCAAACTG TGTTGCAGATGGCAAAAGAGAAACTGAGAGGGAGACAGAACTGGATGGAGAAGTTCAACAAAGTGCTGCACTGGAAATGA
- the phkg2 gene encoding phosphorylase b kinase gamma catalytic chain, liver/testis isoform codes for MTRDIILGDELPDWVGAKEFYQKYDPKEVIGRGVSSVVRRCVHKHTGQEFAVKIIEITAEKMTEQQLEEVKSSTLKEIHVLNVVKGHPSIITLIDSYESTTFIFLVFDLMRRGELFDYLTEKVTLSEKETRSMMRALLEAVQYLHSLNIVHRDLKPENILLDNQGHIKLSDFGFSVQLGPDEKLRELCGTPGYLAPEILKCSMDETHEGYGKEVDLWACGVIMFTLLAGSPPFWHRKQLLMLRLIMEGRYQFSSPEWDDRSDTVKDLISRLLVVEPTLRLTAEQALAHPFFRQYQKEDVQLFSPRKTFKALILTVLACIRMQCRYYRARPLTKELLARDPYSIRGVRKLIDGCAFRIYGHWVKKGEQQNRAALFQNTAKIILLGLEDLEN; via the exons ATGACTCGCGATATCATTCTTGGAGATGAACTGCCTGACTGGGTCGGGGCGAAAGAGTTTTATCAAAAGTATGATCCCAAAGAGGTGATTGGCAG AGGTGTGAGCAGTGTGGTGCGCAGAtgtgtacacaaacacactgggCAGGAGTTTGCCGTGAAGATCATTGAGATCACTGCAGAGAAAATGACAGAACAGCAGTTAGAGGAGGTGAAGAGCTCCACACTGAAGGAGATCCATGTGCTCAATGTGGTGAAGGGCCACCCGTCCATCA TCACACTTATTGATTCTTATGAATCAACAACCTTCATATTTTTGGTATTTGACCT CATGAGGAGAGGAGAGCTATTCGATTACTTGACTGAAAAAGTCACTCTCAGTGAAAAGGAAACCAG GAGTATGATGCGTGCTCTTCTGGAGGCTGTCCAGTATCTACATTCTCTAAATATTGTACATCGTGACCTCAAACCTGAAAATATTCTGCTGGACAACCAGGGACACATCAAACTTTCTGACTTTGGCTTCTCAGTCCAGCTGGGGCCTGATGAAAAACTAAGAG AGTTGTGTGGAACACCAGGATATCTGGCACCAGAGATTCTGAAGTGCTCCATGGATGAGACACATGAGGGATATGGGAAAGAGGTTGACCT gTGGGCTTGTGGTGTGATCATGTTCACGCTTCTTGCTGGTTCTCCACCATTCTGGCATCGCAAACAGCTGCTGATGCTGAGACTGATCATGGAAGGCCGGTACCAGTTTAGCTCTCCAGAGTGGGATGACCGGTCAGACACCGTCAAAGACTTG ATCTCCAGGCTTTTAGTGGTGGAACCTACACTTCGTCTAACAGCTGAGCAAGCTTTAGCTCATCCTTTCTTCCGTCAGTACCAAAAGGAGGATGTGCAGCTCTTTAGCCCCAGGAAGACATTTaag GCCCTGATCTTGACCGTGTTAGCTTGTATACGAATGCAGTGCCGCTACTACCGAGCCAGACCATTAACAAAGGAGCTCCTAGCAAGAGACCCTTATTCCATCCGCGGTGTGCGCAAGCTGATCGACGGCTGTGCTTTCCGCATATATGGACACTGGGTCAAGAAAGGGGAGCAACAGAACCGAGCTGCTCTATTCCAGAACACGGCTAAAATCATTCTATTGGGCCTTGAAGACCTTGAAAACTAA
- the cbx1b gene encoding chromobox protein homolog 1b isoform X2: MQISFISSLSQRDTTPVTQSETKQSTAGKKQNKKKVEEVVEEEEEEYVVEKVLDRRVVKGRVEYLLKWKGFSDEDNTWEPEENLDCPDLIAEFLKSQKSAESGGKRRAESDGDGKETKKRKDEPEKLRGFARGLDPERIIGATDSSGELMFLMKWKNSDEADLVPAKEANVKCPQVVISFYEERLTWHSYPTEEEEKKDDKN; this comes from the exons ATGCAGATCAGCTTTATTTCATCTTTATCTCAGCGAGATACAA CTCCAGTTACTCAATCTGAAACCAAGCAATCAACAGCAgggaagaaacagaacaaaaagaAAGTGGAAGAAGTGgtggaggaagaagaagaggagtaTGTTGTGGAGAAAGTCCTGGATCGGCGTGTGGTGAAGGGAAGAGTGGAGTATCTCCTCAAGTGGAAAGGCTTTTCTGA CGAGGACAACACCTGGGAACCAGAGGAAAACCTAGACTGTCCTGACCTCATAGCAGAATTCCTTAAGTCACAGAAATCGGCTGAATCTGGAGGCAAGAGGCGGGCCGAGTCCGACGGAGATGGAAAGGAGACCAAAAAGCGCAAGGATGAG CCTGAGAAACTCAGAGGTTTTGCACGTGGTTTGGATCCTGAGAGGATTATTGGTGCTACAGACTCAAGTGGAGAACTCATGTTCCTCATGAAATG gAAAAACTCTGATGAAGCCGATCTAGTACCAGCCAAGGAGGCGAATGTAAAGTGTCCACAAGTGGTCATCTCCTTTTACGAGGAACGTCTCACCTGGCATTCATACCCCACTGAAGAGGAAGAGAAGAAGGATGACaaaaactaa
- the cbx1b gene encoding chromobox protein homolog 1b isoform X1, whose translation MSQTSEPSADAAVTEAPVTQSETKQSTAGKKQNKKKVEEVVEEEEEEYVVEKVLDRRVVKGRVEYLLKWKGFSDEDNTWEPEENLDCPDLIAEFLKSQKSAESGGKRRAESDGDGKETKKRKDEPEKLRGFARGLDPERIIGATDSSGELMFLMKWKNSDEADLVPAKEANVKCPQVVISFYEERLTWHSYPTEEEEKKDDKN comes from the exons ATGAGCCAAACGTCAGAGCCTTCAGCCGATGCTGCTGTGACTGAag CTCCAGTTACTCAATCTGAAACCAAGCAATCAACAGCAgggaagaaacagaacaaaaagaAAGTGGAAGAAGTGgtggaggaagaagaagaggagtaTGTTGTGGAGAAAGTCCTGGATCGGCGTGTGGTGAAGGGAAGAGTGGAGTATCTCCTCAAGTGGAAAGGCTTTTCTGA CGAGGACAACACCTGGGAACCAGAGGAAAACCTAGACTGTCCTGACCTCATAGCAGAATTCCTTAAGTCACAGAAATCGGCTGAATCTGGAGGCAAGAGGCGGGCCGAGTCCGACGGAGATGGAAAGGAGACCAAAAAGCGCAAGGATGAG CCTGAGAAACTCAGAGGTTTTGCACGTGGTTTGGATCCTGAGAGGATTATTGGTGCTACAGACTCAAGTGGAGAACTCATGTTCCTCATGAAATG gAAAAACTCTGATGAAGCCGATCTAGTACCAGCCAAGGAGGCGAATGTAAAGTGTCCACAAGTGGTCATCTCCTTTTACGAGGAACGTCTCACCTGGCATTCATACCCCACTGAAGAGGAAGAGAAGAAGGATGACaaaaactaa